A DNA window from Impatiens glandulifera chromosome 7, dImpGla2.1, whole genome shotgun sequence contains the following coding sequences:
- the LOC124909656 gene encoding putative lysine-specific demethylase JMJ16, producing the protein MGTKILRHFIKEEEMDIPLIPPGFESFAPQILKGGVEDNNETSNNSCSISTRLETLDDDIKPLIHAKDTTNIKRTRKQRIKINYNNDPGHGPDLDKVTARWRPENDRRPVLEDAPVFYPTKEEFIDTLNYIASIRPTAEKYGICRIVPPPSWKPPCSSLKEKKRTGNLSDKSEVFCDEVCQIKSSLLSGLLVVAGKQQ; encoded by the exons atgGGAACAAAAATTCTTAGACATTTTATCAAAGAAGAGGAGATGGATATTCCTTTAATTCCACCAGGTTTTGAGTCATTTGCTCCTCAAATCCTGAAAGGTGGTGTAGAAGACAATAATGAAACAAGTAATAATTCATGCTCAATCTCCACTAGATTGGAAACACTTGATGATGACATCAAACCCTTAATCCATGCAAAGGACACTACAAACATCAAAAGAACCCGAAAGCAAAGGATTAAGATAAACTATAACAATGATCCAGGACATGGACCTGATTTGGATAag GTGACAGCAAGGTGGCGGCCAGAAAATGACCGCAGGCCTGTTCTTGAGGATGCTCCGGTTTTCTACCCTACTAAAGAGGAATTCATTGACACTCTAAACTATATTGCAAGTATACGGCCCACAGCAGAAAAATATGGGATTTGTCGAATTGTTCCACCTCCATCTTGGAAACCTCCTTGTTCCTCCCTTAAGGAGAAAA AGAGGACTGGAAATCTATCAGACAAATCTGAAGTCTTCTGTGATGAAGTTTGTCAGATCAAATCCTCACTTCTCTCGGGTCTACTTGTT GTCGCAGGAAAACAACAATAA